One stretch of Toxoplasma gondii ME49 chromosome XI, whole genome shotgun sequence DNA includes these proteins:
- a CDS encoding hypothetical protein (encoded by transcript TGME49_313235~Predicted trans-membrane domain (TMHMM2.0):72-95:99-119:130-153:178-198): MSTNASASPVEASVSSLPTGRPTVCEAACNRGSLTGENVGSDNQNHRHILSVLVDVLKGHGEDKILASRARAIVVVGVVSFLLATACASMSLVTAYRKELYAYGALEFLLALLVLFFSCQAGIYKGTTHCLLFAASSLCMAFLQIVLISFGVFTVITLEEELDRVDDTSADPAELLMDIALRILQCFLSAVTLLSYSVSTCIGFRLREYLLQPPIIVVARQEDAQSIPHQSVRLEPPF; encoded by the exons ATGTCTACAAATGCATCTGCCTCGCCAGTGGAGGCGAGTGTATCGTCGCTGCCAACAGGGCGCCCAACCGTGTGTGAAGCTGCATGTAATCGTGGATCGTTGACGGGAGAAAACGTGGGGTCAGATAATCAAAACCACCGCCACATCCTTTCAGTTTTGGTTGACGTTTTGAAAGGTCACGGGGAAGACAAAATATTGGCGAGTCGTGCGAGGGCAATTGTAGTCGTTGGTGTAGTTTCATTTCTGTTAGCGACAGCATGTGCCTCAATGTCCCTCGTGACAGCGTACAGGAAGGAACTGTACGCGTACGGTGCTTTGGAATTCCTACTTGCTCTTCtagttcttttcttctcgtgccAAGCTGGAATATACAAAG GTACCACGCAttgcctcctcttcgctgcatCATCTCTGTGCATGGCGTTCCTGCAAATCGTCCTGATATCGTTCGGAGTTTTCACAGTAATCACCCTCGAGGAGGAGCTGGATCGCGTAGACGACACAAGCGCTGATCCAGCAGAGCTGCTTATGGATATTGCTCTCCGCATTTTGCAGTGCTTCCTGTCCGCGGTTACACTGTTATCCTACTCCGTCAGCACATGCATTGGGTTTCGTCTAAGAGAGTACCTCCTCCAACCTCCCATTATCGTTGTTgcgagacaagaagacgCACAGAGCATCCCTCATCAAAGCGTTCGCCTCGAACCTCCATTTTAG
- a CDS encoding hypothetical protein (encoded by transcript TGME49_313250), giving the protein MSLVASARVPLEERISFCSNKTTAFCRLNTCARAEHKVHCCHLWVPSRARAPSLTASKSSDLLKTQTILQQSTQISRSASVRLARRRQAAACIASTISGIR; this is encoded by the exons ATGTCACTAGTTGCTTCTGCTCGTGTTCCGTTGGAGGAACGGATCTCTTTTTGCTCAAACAAGACGACGGCTTTTTGCAGACTGAACACGTGTGCGAGAGCGGAACACAAGGTTCACTGTTGCCATCTCTGGGTGCCTTCGCGCGCGCGAGCCCCGTCACTCACTGCATCAAAAAGCAGCGACTTGCTCAAAACTCAGACCATCCTACAGCAATCGACACAGATCAGCCGATCAGCAAGCGTTCGACTCGcacggcggagacag GCCGCTGCGTGTATTGCAAGCACCATTTCTGGCATTCGTTGA
- a CDS encoding ethylene-responsive RNA helicase, putative (encoded by transcript TGME49_313240) — translation MWGLASQARSRSARVAGPGPCRFASRKSESLRTIFPTVFPREGSGAPRGTSRVSASVSRVAPRLPSWHCRPAPAGSPDSYRVAFYQYLSAFPSTRLFSSMPRSETDPQYASGGSSPEHPGAAGGNGPAYYSDPKSSFASVNPPAYTGQALPPLSSDSCPYPYSPSSYSPDLGPVTSPSDQAFPPSYDPSYSQGQPHAYAPLQPPHNAYPPPKHDPSYSVYGGQNATGFGAPTYSPPAPCPSYGAQAGAPYPPPGGYAPNPGYPGSPAGPWASGPGAGPRRGHAPGYGDQRSRGTEAPWRHSQLSQDGSRRGRYDAGAMGSHLVEPKWSEEQLAPIEKDFYVEHPSVASRTDEEVAAFLEANAMRIDGQEPKPRPVFSFEETGFPTAIQNQLRKMNFAEPTAIQKIGWPTALSGRDMIGIAQTGSGKTLGFLLPGLVHAAAQPPLAQGQGPIVLVLAPTRELAMQIRHECMRFTEGLSLASSEDPQRADTKFRTACVYGGVPRQGQATELRNGAEILIATPGRLIDFLDLGVTNLKRVSYIVLDEADRMMDMGFEPQVRKIFSQVRPDRQTLLWSATWPKEVRGLASEFCRTRVVKLQVGKADLQANANVTQRIEVVSSNQLQHRLLSVLQEEVTGQKTLIFCETKRQCDQLCRELRYRQLRALAIHGDKEQRERDRILHDFRKGDCEILLATDVASRGLDIQDVKFVINYDVPKNIESYIHRIGRTGRAGNKGTAISFFQYDFYSPEKVTMARKICEVMRSVGQEPPADLEKIGAPRAPSKSRM, via the exons ATGTGGGGGCTCGCAAGCCAGGCGCGGTCCCGGTCAGCCCGCGTCGCCGGGCCAGGACCGTGTCGTTTCGCttcgagaaagagcgagagtTTGCGAACAATCTTTCCAACGGTTTTTCCGCGAGAAGGATCAGGCGCCCCCAGAGGCACATCTCGAGTGTCTGCCTCCGTGTCTCGTGTGGCTCCTCGCCTCCCTTCGTGGCACTGTCGTCCGGCCCCAGCCGGAAGCCCCGACAGCTATAGGGTAGCGTTTTACCAGTATCTTTCAGCATTCCCCTCGACCCGCCTTTTCTCGTCCATGCCGAGAAGTGAAACGGACCCCCAATACGCGTCAGGCGGCAGCTCCCCCGAGCACCCGGGTGCAGCGGGAGGGAACGGTCCAGCCTACTACAGCGACCCCAAGAGttctttcgcctccgtcAACCCCCCCGCATACACAGGTCAAGcgcttcctcccctctcctctgATTCTTGTCCGTACCCCTACTCGCCTTCCTCGTATTCTCCTGACCTGGGACCGGTGACGTCGCCCTCTGACCAGGCGTTCCCTCCCTCCTATGATCCTTCCTACTCCCAGGGCCAGCCTCACGCGTATGCGCCGCTCCAACCCCCTCATAACGCGTACCCTCCCCCCAAGCACGACCCTAGCTACAGTGTGTACGGAGGACAGAATGCCACAGGCTTCGGCGCCCCCACATACAGCCCCCCAGCCCCCTGCCCTTCTTACGGCGCCCAAGCAGGCGCCCCGTACCCGCCACCGGGCGGCTACGCGCCCAACCCCGGGTACCCTGGCAGCCCCGCGGGTCCCTGGGCCTCAGGCCCCGGGGCGGGACCCCGGCGGGGCCACGCACCTGGTTACGGCGACCAGCGGTCGCGAGGCACTGAGGCACCTTGGCGCCACAGCCAGCTGAGTCAGGATGGGAGCCGCCGAGGGAGGTACGACGCAGGGGCGATGGGGTCGCACCTCGTCGAGCCAAAGTGGAGTGAAGAGCAGTTGGCCCCGATCGAAAAAGACTTTTATGTGGAGCATCCGAGCGTCGCTTCTCGGACAGATGAAGAGGTGGCGGCATTTCTCGAAGCGAACGCGATGCGTATCGATGGCCAGGAGCCGAAGCCGCGACcagtcttctccttcgaggAGACGGGGTTCCCCACCGCGATCCAGAACCAACTAAGGAAGATGAACTTCGCGGAACCGACAGCGATTCAAAAGATCGGCTGGCCCACCGCTCTGAGTGGTCGGGACATGATTGGCATTGCCCAGACCGGAAGCGGAAAGACCctcggcttcctcctccctgGCCTCGTCCACGCCGCGGCCCAGCCTCCCCTTGCCCAGGGCCAGGGGCCAATTGTCCTCGTGCTCGCGCCCACGCGCGAATTGGCGATGCAAATTCGCcacgagtgcatgcgcttcacCGAGGGCCtttccctcgcctcctcggaAGACCCACAGCGAGCGGACACAAAGTTCCGCACCGCCTGCGTGTACGGAGGCGTCCCTAGACAGGGGCAAGCGACCGAGCTGAGAAACGGCGCTGAGATCCTCATCGCCACCCCAGGCCGACTGATCGACTTCCTCGATCTCGGCGTCACCAATCTGAAGCGCGTCTCCTACATCGTCctcgacgaagcagacagaaTGATGGATATGGGCTTCGAGCCTCAG GTGCGAAAAATCTTCTCTCAAGTTCGCCCAGATCGCCAGACCCTTCTGTGGTCCGCGACTTGGCCTAAGGAG GTCCGAGGTCTGGCGAGCGAGTTCTGCCGGACAAGAGTTGTCAAACTGCAAGTGGGGAAAGCCGACCTACAAGCCAATGCGAATGTCACCCAG CGCATCGAAGTTGTTTCTTCGAATCAGCTGCAGCATCGCCTTCTGTCAGTTCTGCAAGAAGAAGTCACCGGACAGAAAACTCTCATTTTTTGCGAGACGAAACGCCAGTGTGACCAACTGTGCCGCGAGCTCCGATACCGCCAACTCCGCGCCCTGGCCATTCACGGAGACAAGGAACAGCGTGAACGCGACAG AATCCTCCATGACTTCCGGAAAGGCGACTGCGAGATTCTTCTGGCGACTGACGTGGCAAGCAGAGGCCTGGACATTCAAGATGTGAAGTTCGTCATCAATTACGACGTTCCGAAAAACATTGAGTCGTACATCCATCGCATCG GGCGTACGGGACGAGCTGGGAACAAAGGAACTGCAATCAGTTTCTTTCAGTACGACTTCTACTCGCCAGAAAAG GTCACTATGGCTCGGAAGATCTGTGAGGTGATGCGCTCCGTTGGCCAAGAGCCGCCAGCGGACCTCGAGAAGATCGGCGCACCTCGAGCTCCATCCAAAAGCAGAATGTAG